A single genomic interval of Terriglobia bacterium harbors:
- a CDS encoding methyltransferase, which yields MPLPDASRLLSVPRGTWRSLADRLRALGVTTDRAGRISRVCRRMPTRLALPLRRWHLRRMQGGGAAAMRMLLFNDPVTPREAEGALGEDLLRTLVEAGLLVRGEDGGIVSPFLMNLVNDLYVVCDDLAHGGPAVMGAGETTGDLCSAAYPTRKIGSALDLGCGAGTGALLFAREVRRVVGIDVNPRAITLARLNAEINGIANAEFLKGDLFEPVADEAFDLVFSQPPFVAGPEECDTATYLHGGARGDEIAFRILAGLSSHLRPGGRAVVLVEWPEVDGAADESRFRDAVGSLDLSVLILRGASTDLDEHCAWYAAGEHPGDLPSYERKATIRREHLERTGIRGLRLLVGVVHRGPRAPGWTSTVDIRPLSEVTVTSERIDRLLASRDLLAAGREALLGARLRIPDGTVFVEQRAVSGLGEPGRIEARFPDAVLQPPLGLNAHSLGLVSLVHGSPSVRAAAEQLAASFGATADEAVAKALPAVEEALLCGLLEPG from the coding sequence ATGCCGCTCCCCGACGCATCGCGATTGCTGTCGGTCCCACGGGGGACGTGGCGCTCGCTCGCCGACCGCCTCCGCGCCCTCGGCGTGACCACCGACCGCGCCGGGCGGATCTCGCGCGTCTGCCGGCGGATGCCGACGAGGCTCGCGCTGCCGCTTCGCCGTTGGCACCTGCGCCGGATGCAGGGCGGCGGCGCGGCCGCGATGCGGATGCTCCTGTTCAACGACCCGGTGACGCCTCGCGAGGCCGAAGGAGCGCTCGGCGAGGACCTCCTCCGGACGCTCGTGGAGGCGGGGCTCCTGGTCCGCGGCGAGGACGGCGGAATCGTGTCCCCGTTCCTGATGAACCTGGTCAACGACCTCTACGTCGTCTGCGACGACCTGGCTCATGGGGGCCCGGCGGTCATGGGCGCCGGCGAGACGACGGGCGACCTCTGCAGCGCGGCGTATCCCACGCGGAAGATCGGGAGCGCCCTCGACCTGGGCTGCGGCGCGGGAACCGGCGCGCTCCTGTTCGCTCGCGAGGTACGGCGAGTCGTGGGGATCGACGTGAACCCGCGCGCCATCACGCTGGCGCGCCTCAATGCCGAGATCAACGGCATCGCCAACGCCGAGTTCCTGAAGGGCGACCTGTTCGAGCCGGTGGCGGACGAGGCGTTCGATCTCGTCTTTTCCCAGCCGCCCTTCGTCGCCGGGCCGGAGGAGTGCGACACCGCGACCTACCTTCACGGGGGCGCCCGTGGGGACGAGATCGCCTTCAGGATCCTCGCCGGCCTCTCCTCGCACCTCAGACCGGGCGGCCGCGCGGTCGTGCTGGTCGAGTGGCCCGAGGTCGACGGCGCGGCCGACGAGAGCCGCTTTCGCGACGCCGTCGGCTCGCTCGACCTGAGCGTGCTGATCCTCCGCGGCGCGTCCACCGACCTCGACGAGCACTGCGCGTGGTACGCCGCGGGAGAGCACCCCGGCGACCTCCCGTCCTACGAGCGAAAGGCGACGATCCGCCGCGAGCACCTCGAGCGGACCGGCATCCGCGGCCTGCGGCTCCTGGTGGGCGTGGTCCATCGCGGTCCGCGCGCGCCCGGGTGGACCTCGACGGTGGACATCCGACCCCTGAGCGAGGTGACGGTGACGAGCGAGCGGATCGATCGCCTCCTCGCGTCCCGCGATCTACTGGCCGCCGGACGCGAAGCGCTGCTCGGCGCCCGGCTGCGCATCCCCGACGGGACCGTGTTCGTGGAGCAGCGCGCCGTCTCCGGCCTCGGCGAGCCGGGCCGGATCGAGGCTCGATTCCCCGACGCGGTGCTTCAGCCCCCCCTCGGGCTGAACGCGCATTCGCTCGGTCTCGTCTCGCTGGTCCACGGCTCGCCGTCGGTCCGGGCCGCCGCGGAGCAGCTCGCGGCGTCGTTCGGCGCCACGGCGGACGAGGCGGTGGCGAAGGCGCTCCCGGCCGTCGAGGAGGCGCTCCTCTGCGGGCTCCTGGAGCCGGGGTAG